One Alnus glutinosa chromosome 3, dhAlnGlut1.1, whole genome shotgun sequence genomic region harbors:
- the LOC133862342 gene encoding sulfite exporter TauE/SafE family protein 3-like isoform X1: protein MAGIGYERWGSRLIGMVVIAFLVMASAKQTSEQRAATYKVTEEVEPHYVMKVSKAAAPSGHKHVWPDMKFGWKIVVGTIIGFLGAAFGSVGGVGGGGIFVPMFTLIIGFDQKSSTALSKCMITGGAAATVFYNLRQRHPTLDLPIIDYDLALLFQPMLVLGISIGVSFNVIFAEWMITILLIIIFIVMSTKAFLKGVETWKKETRVKKEAAQRLQSNGAGSEARQPRPEHEDPSNGTGTESKNSKRAEVSMLKNIYWKELGLLVAVWAIILALQIAKNYTNTCSAAYWALNLLQIPVAVGMTSYEAVNLYKGRRVIASKGEAGTNWRVHQLVLYCACGIVAGVIGGLLGLGGGFILGPLFLELGIPPQVSSATATFAMTFSSSMSVVEYYLLKRFPVPYALYFFGVATIAALVGQHVVTKAIAILGRASLIIFILAATIFVSAISLGGVGIAHMVEKIKRKEDLGFESLCT from the exons ATGGCCGGGATTGGATATGAACGGTGGGGTTCGAGATTAATTGGAATGGTTGTGATTGCTTTTCTTGTTATGGCTTCGGCAAAACAAACTTCGGAGCAAAGAGCTGCAACTTACAAAGTGACTGAAGAGGTTGAACCTCATTATGTAATGAAAGTGTCCAAGGCTGCTGCTCCATCGGGTCATAAGCATGTTTGGCCG GACATGAAATTTGGCTGGAAGATTGTGGTGGGTACAATAATTGGATTCTTGGGTGCAGCGTTTGGGAGTGTGGGAGGGGTTGGCGGTGGTGGAATTTTTGTTCCGATGTTCACCTTGATTATTGGGTTTGATCAGAAATCGTCGACGGCTCTATCAAAAT GTATGATCACGGGTGGAGCAGCTGCAACTGTTTTCTACAATCTAAGGCAAAGGCATCCTACCCTTGACCTGCCCATCATTGACTATGACCTGGCACTTCTATTTCAACCAATGTTAGTGCTGGGGATCAGTATTGGAGTTTCTTTCAATGTGATCTTTGCTGAATGGATGATCACAATCTTGTTAATTATTATCTTCATAG TTATGTCAACCAAGGCTTTCCTCAAGGGTGTTGAAACATGGAAAAAGGAAACCAGAGTTAAAAAG GAGGCTGCCCAACGCTTGCAATCAAATG GTGCTGGCAGTGAAGCTCGCCAACCCAGACCTGAACATGAAGACCCAAGCAACGGCACTGGTACAGAAAGCAAGAACTCTAAGAGAGCAGAG GTCTCTATGCTTAAGAATATTTACTGGAAGGAACTTGGACTTCTTGTGGCTGTCTGGGCCATCATTCTTGCACTCCAGATTGCCAAG AATTACACAAATACCTGTTCAGCGGCATATTGGGCACTAAACCTGCTGCAG ATCCCTGTGGCCGTTGGAATGACTTCATATGAGGCTGTTAACCTGTACAAAGGGCGGAGGGTGATTGCATCCAAGGGAGAAGCAGGCACAAATTGGCGAGTGCATCAGCTGGTTCTTTATTGTGCCTGCGGCATTGTAGCTGGCGTCATCGGTGGGTTGCTTGGTCTTGGTGGAGGGTTCATTCTTGGTCCACTTTTTCTTGAGCTGGGAATCCCTCCTCAG GTGTCAAGTGCCACGGCCACATTTGCCATGACATTTTCTTCATCCATGTCTGTTGTAGAATATTACCTTCTAAAACGCTTCCCAGTTCCTTATG CGCTCTACTTTTTTGGCGTGGCAACCATTGCTGCTCTTGTAGGACAACATGTGGTAACAAAGGCGATCGCCATATTAGGGAGAGCATCGCTGATCATCTTTATCCTGGCCGCCACAATTTTTGTGAGTGCGATATCACTAG GCGGGGTTGGCATAGCACACATGGTTGAAAAGATTAAGCGCAAGGAGGACTTGGGATTTGAAAGCCTCTGTACATAG
- the LOC133862342 gene encoding sulfite exporter TauE/SafE family protein 3-like isoform X2 produces MAGIGYERWGSRLIGMVVIAFLVMASAKQTSEQRAATYKVTEEVEPHYVMKVSKAAAPSGHKHVWPDMKFGWKIVVGTIIGFLGAAFGSVGGVGGGGIFVPMFTLIIGFDQKSSTALSKCMITGGAAATVFYNLRQRHPTLDLPIIDYDLALLFQPMLVLGISIGVSFNVIFAEWMITILLIIIFIVMSTKAFLKGVETWKKETRVKKEAAQRLQSNGAGSEARQPRPEHEDPSNGTGTESKNSKRAEVSMLKNIYWKELGLLVAVWAIILALQIAKNYTNTCSAAYWALNLLQIPVAVGMTSYEAVNLYKGRRVIASKGEAGTNWRVHQLVLYCACGIVAGVIGVKCHGHICHDIFFIHVCCRILPSKTLPSSLCALLFWRGNHCCSCRTTCGNKGDRHIRESIADHLYPGRHNFCECDITRRGWHSTHG; encoded by the exons ATGGCCGGGATTGGATATGAACGGTGGGGTTCGAGATTAATTGGAATGGTTGTGATTGCTTTTCTTGTTATGGCTTCGGCAAAACAAACTTCGGAGCAAAGAGCTGCAACTTACAAAGTGACTGAAGAGGTTGAACCTCATTATGTAATGAAAGTGTCCAAGGCTGCTGCTCCATCGGGTCATAAGCATGTTTGGCCG GACATGAAATTTGGCTGGAAGATTGTGGTGGGTACAATAATTGGATTCTTGGGTGCAGCGTTTGGGAGTGTGGGAGGGGTTGGCGGTGGTGGAATTTTTGTTCCGATGTTCACCTTGATTATTGGGTTTGATCAGAAATCGTCGACGGCTCTATCAAAAT GTATGATCACGGGTGGAGCAGCTGCAACTGTTTTCTACAATCTAAGGCAAAGGCATCCTACCCTTGACCTGCCCATCATTGACTATGACCTGGCACTTCTATTTCAACCAATGTTAGTGCTGGGGATCAGTATTGGAGTTTCTTTCAATGTGATCTTTGCTGAATGGATGATCACAATCTTGTTAATTATTATCTTCATAG TTATGTCAACCAAGGCTTTCCTCAAGGGTGTTGAAACATGGAAAAAGGAAACCAGAGTTAAAAAG GAGGCTGCCCAACGCTTGCAATCAAATG GTGCTGGCAGTGAAGCTCGCCAACCCAGACCTGAACATGAAGACCCAAGCAACGGCACTGGTACAGAAAGCAAGAACTCTAAGAGAGCAGAG GTCTCTATGCTTAAGAATATTTACTGGAAGGAACTTGGACTTCTTGTGGCTGTCTGGGCCATCATTCTTGCACTCCAGATTGCCAAG AATTACACAAATACCTGTTCAGCGGCATATTGGGCACTAAACCTGCTGCAG ATCCCTGTGGCCGTTGGAATGACTTCATATGAGGCTGTTAACCTGTACAAAGGGCGGAGGGTGATTGCATCCAAGGGAGAAGCAGGCACAAATTGGCGAGTGCATCAGCTGGTTCTTTATTGTGCCTGCGGCATTGTAGCTGGCGTCATCG GTGTCAAGTGCCACGGCCACATTTGCCATGACATTTTCTTCATCCATGTCTGTTGTAGAATATTACCTTCTAAAACGCTTCCCAGTTCCTTATG CGCTCTACTTTTTTGGCGTGGCAACCATTGCTGCTCTTGTAGGACAACATGTGGTAACAAAGGCGATCGCCATATTAGGGAGAGCATCGCTGATCATCTTTATCCTGGCCGCCACAATTTTTGTGAGTGCGATATCACTAG GCGGGGTTGGCATAGCACACATGGTTGA